In Acidobacteriota bacterium, a genomic segment contains:
- a CDS encoding outer membrane lipoprotein-sorting protein has translation MSMSGSRTFVAALAVVAAVAAQAPVPAVAQTDPLEIIDRVDRMLRGDSSHGTFTMEVVTENWDRSMTMEVWSLGTDYSLVRVEAPRREAGTATLKAEDDIWNYLPKVDRSIKIPASMMGGSWMGSHFTNDDLVKDSRLIEDYDVEIAFEGDADGVAVWDFILRPKPEVPVVWGSIEYRIRQGDYMPLWTKFYDEDGELARTMEHSAFTEMGGRLLPAVMDMYPADKPGERTTMRYEEIEFDIDVDSSFFSLRNLQGGRGRRR, from the coding sequence GTGAGCATGTCCGGATCGCGGACGTTCGTCGCAGCACTCGCCGTTGTCGCCGCCGTCGCCGCCCAGGCGCCGGTTCCCGCCGTCGCTCAGACCGATCCGCTCGAGATCATCGATCGCGTCGACCGCATGCTGCGGGGCGACTCGAGTCACGGCACCTTCACGATGGAGGTCGTGACCGAGAACTGGGACCGCAGCATGACGATGGAGGTCTGGTCGCTCGGCACCGACTACAGCCTGGTGCGCGTGGAGGCTCCGCGGCGGGAGGCGGGCACGGCGACGCTGAAGGCCGAGGACGACATCTGGAACTACCTGCCCAAGGTCGACCGGTCGATCAAGATTCCGGCGTCGATGATGGGCGGGTCGTGGATGGGCTCGCACTTCACGAACGACGATCTCGTGAAGGACAGCCGGCTCATCGAGGACTACGACGTCGAGATCGCCTTCGAAGGCGACGCTGACGGCGTCGCGGTGTGGGACTTCATTCTCAGGCCGAAGCCGGAGGTCCCGGTGGTCTGGGGGAGCATCGAGTACCGCATCCGGCAGGGCGACTACATGCCGTTGTGGACGAAGTTCTACGACGAGGACGGCGAGCTCGCCCGCACGATGGAGCACAGCGCGTTCACCGAGATGGGCGGGCGCCTGCTGCCCGCGGTGATGGACATGTACCCGGCCGACAAGCCGGGCGAGCGGACCACGATGCGCTACGAGGAGATCGAGTTCGACATCGACGTCGACTCCTCGTTTTTCTCCCTTCGCAACCTGCAGGGCGGGCGGGGCCGGCGTCGGTGA